The DNA window CCCAATAGTTAGTCAATAATGCCGACAAAGGGCAGACGAGTGAAGGCAGAATTAAGTAGGAGATTCGAGGCAGACACATATTAGATAAACACGGTAACAAAAAAGGCAGTGGACACAGAACATtgataattaaaacaataatagtaatgataataagcAGAATCAGGGCAGAAGCTAAAAttaaaggacaaaataaaaaattaattaaataaataaaattatatccATCCATCTGAAACCCACCTGCTCAATAACAGTCTTCAGCCACCACTGAGGGCCCATGAGAGTGATGGCAGCAATGATTTTGGCATGGAGCACTCCGAGAGCCCAGTCCTGCAAATATCAGAAAGATGAATGGATGAACACGGATAAAAGAACTGGGTATTTTGTGACACAAGTTTAGGAACACAAATGGGCAACAACAATGGACCACCAAAAGGAAGTCACTGTAGAAAGACAGACCAACAATCATACCTGCCAAGGGTAGAAGAGGGGTGTTTGGTCCAGGGGAACCCTGAGTGGAGCCACAATGACCAGTTCAAACAACAGGCCCAGTAGAAGCGGGATGACTCCAGCGACCAGCAGAGCTACAACCAGGGTCTTCAGAATCTGCGCAAAGGATGCCAGGACATACGGCGAACTCATAAAATGTCAACACTTCAAAAGATTAAGGCAAAGAGTATGGTAGTCTTAAGTATTATTTCCCTTCCATAGTACTACATTTATTGCTTAATGGGacaaaacagctgcagcacaagCAAAGTTAATGTATTGGATATTGGCTAATGATCTTGTAATAAGCAACCAAccatttaacaaaaacactgcatttagTTCCACCTCTACACAATCCATAAGCTGGAAAAAGAAACACTAATTACAGTACCACTCTGCTGCCCAGTTTTGGTGTTTGTCAACAATGGAGACTGCTTACAGATACATACCATGAGCGTCCACTCCTGGACTTTGCGTACAATGACTGTGCGTCCCTGGGGCATCCAGGCCAGCAGCACAGTTACTCCGCGGATAGACAGCCAGCACACATACAGGCCGCATGCGGCTGTGTACAG is part of the Plectropomus leopardus isolate mb unplaced genomic scaffold, YSFRI_Pleo_2.0 unplaced_scaffold25976, whole genome shotgun sequence genome and encodes:
- the LOC121966814 gene encoding E3 ubiquitin-protein ligase MARCHF6-like gives rise to the protein MCITLLVASLVCLTLPVFTGRWLMSFWTGNSKIHELYTAACGLYVCWLSIRGVTVLLAWMPQGRTVIVRKVQEWTLMILKTLVVALLVAGVIPLLLGLLFELVIVAPLRVPLDQTPLFYPWQDWALGVLHAKIIAAITLMGPQWWLKTVIEQ